One segment of Chionomys nivalis chromosome 3, mChiNiv1.1, whole genome shotgun sequence DNA contains the following:
- the Fam216a gene encoding protein FAM216A has product MPSRYPGAAELPALARTEDGDGPAGRSYHQNSKGTGEQHKADRIKEGHRVYSHIAKLQELWKTTQIQTIHIPKSVTDSSFLKHPELSSGQKRYLCSIAKICNSSYLRTLMKRQYMHMFRHGSQKPGVLTHHRSHTSSRYSQKQHPPCTPWRHHLEREDSWNIAAAAPEMIIHSLWRPLRHKEGVKIGYALNTRCKSLRSFRRPSGLLLLPDGSQPCTSEGTKEEDLLNECMQTMSIQEPDTPS; this is encoded by the exons ATGCCGAGCCGTTATCCCGGGGCCGCCGAGCTGCCCGCGTTGGCCAGGACGGAAGACGGCGACGG GCCAGCTGGACGCTCTTATCACCAGAATTCGAAAGGCACTGGTGAGCAGCATAAAGCAG ATAGAATCAAAGAGGGGCACAGAGTGTACTCACACATTGCCAAGCTGCAGGAGTTATGGAAAACCACTCAAATCCAAACAATTCATATCCCTAAATCAGTGACAGATTCATCTTTTCTAAAG CATCCGGAACTCAGCTCAGGCCAGAAGCGCTACCTGTGCAGCATCGCTaagatctgtaactccagctatcTGAGGACCTTAATGAAGCGGCAGTACATGCATATGTTTCGTCATGGTTCACAAAAGCCAG GTGTCCTCACACATCACAGGAGCCATACCAGCTCCCGCTACTCACAGAAACAGCATCCCCCCTGCACTCCGTGGCGACACCACCTGGAGAGAGAGGACTCTTGGAACATTGCAGCTGCAGCACCTGAAATGATCATCCATTCCCTCTGGCGGCCACTGAGACACAAAGAAGG GGTAAAAATTGGATATGCACTGAACACAAGATGCAAGTCACTGAGGAGTTTTAGAAGACCAAGCGGACTGCTCTTGCTACCAG ATGGTTCTCAGCCATGCACGagtgaaggaacaaaggaagaagaTCTACTGAATGAGTGCATGCAGACCATGTCTATTCAAGAACCAGACACCCCGTCTTAG
- the Vps29 gene encoding vacuolar protein sorting-associated protein 29 codes for MLVLVLGDLHIPHRCNSLPAKFKKLLVPGKIQHILCTGNLCTKESYDYLKTLAGDVHIVRGDFDENLNYPEQKVVTVGQFKIGLIHGHQVIPWGDMASLALLQRQFDVDILISGHTHKFEAFEHENKFYINPGSATGAYNALETNIIPSFVLMDIQASTVVTYVYQLIGDDVKVERIEYKKS; via the exons ATG TTGGTGTTGGTGTTAGGAGATCTGCACATTCCACACCGGTGCAACAGCCTGCCGGCTAAATTCAAAAAACTCCTGGTGCCAGGAAAAATCCAGCACATTCTCTGCACTGGGAACCTTTGCACCAAGGAGAGCTATGACTATCTCAAGACCCTGGCTGGTGACGTCCACATCGTAAGAGGAGACTTCGATGAG aaTCTGAATTACCCAGAACAGAAGGTTGTGACTGTGGGGCAGTTCAAGATTGGTCTGATCCATGGACACCAAGTTATTCCATGGGGAGACATGGCTAGCTTGGCCCTGCTGCAGAGGCAGTTTGATGTGGACATTCTTatctcaggacacacacacaaatttgaagCATTTGAGCATGAAAATAAATTCTACATTAACCCAGGTTCCGCCACTGGGGCATATAATGCCTTGGAAAC AAATATTATTCCTTCATTTGTCCTGATGGATATCCAGGCTTCTACAGTGGTCACTTACGTCTATCAGCTTATTGGAGATGATGTGAAAGTAGAACGAATTGAATACAAAAAATCTTAA